From the Salvelinus fontinalis isolate EN_2023a chromosome 21, ASM2944872v1, whole genome shotgun sequence genome, the window tcactattattctacaatgtagaaaacagtaataataaagaaaaacccttgaatgagtaggtgttcaaacatttttgaccggtagtgtatataaacaaattggcgagggcactagaacaatctgcagcacccggcctcaccctactagaatctgaagtcaaatgcctactgtttgctgatgatctggtgcttctgtccccatccaagtagggcctacagcagcaccacgatcttctgcacagattctgtcagacatgggccctgacagtaaatctcaaaaagacaaaaataatggtgttccaaaaaagatccagttgccaggaccacaaatagaaattgcatctagacaccgttgccccaGAGCAAACAAAAAACTATATATATCTCGGCCTAAACAATCAGccccacaggtaacttccacaaagctgtgaaagatcttagagacaaggcaagaaggtccttctatgccatcaaaaggaacatcaaatttgacataccaattaggatctggctaaaaatacttcaatcagttatagaacccattgccattCATTGTCTGGGGTCCAATCATCAACCAATAATcaacaaaatgggacaaacaccaaattcagacactgcatgcagaattctgcgaAAATATCctcctgtgtacaacgtaaaacaccaaataatgcatgcagagaagAATTAGACCGATTctcgctaatgatcaaaatcgagaaaagagctgttaaattctacaaccacctaaaaggaagtgattcccaaaccttccataacaagcCATCACctagagagatgaacctggagaagagtcccttaagcaagctggtcctggggctctgttcgcaaacacagacagaccccacagagccccaaccaaatcatgaaaaaacaaaaagataattacttgacacattggaaagaattaacaaagaaacagagcaaactagaatgctatttggccctaaacagagagtacacagtggcagaatacatgaccactgtgactgactcaaaATCAAGGAAAGCTTtggctatgtacagactcagtgagcatagccttgctattgagaaaggttgcTGTAGGCAGAcgtggctctcaagagaagacaagctatgtccacactgcccacaaaatgaggtggaaactgagctgcacttcctaacctcctgccaaatgtatgaccatattagagacacacatttccctcagactacacagacccacaaagaattcgaaaaaacaaatcaaattttgataaactaccatatctattgggtgaaataccacagtgtgccatcacagcggcaagatttgtgacctgttgccacaagaaaacggCAACCAGTGaataacaaacaccattgtaaatacaacccatatttatgttgatttattttcaatttttacttgaactatttgcacaatcattacaacactgtatatagacatattatTTTGGTACTTGTGTGTGtttaatatttactgttcactttttattgtttatttcccttttgtttatcaatttcacttgctttgtcaatgtaaacatatgtttcccatgccaataaagccccttgaattgaacaCCTCACTTTGACCATTTACTCCCCTTAGCATAACTGTTTCATGTTTCCTAGAGTATTGATAACTGTGCTAAAACCGGTGTTGACCGTTCTTAAATTCATCagtattctgcgctctggcacactcagacgcgAGCGCTCTAAAATCGgaatagatagccagagcgaatttacgaacgccCCCTATAACTAAACACATTTTGCTTTCACAATTTAACATTGCAGTAGCCTCCCTGTGGTGCTGTGCCGCCAATCTCACTCTACCCGTGACGTTAAAGTACATGTTCTGACATGTTCTCCCTAAACCACGAAGACTCCTTCGAGACGCCAGAGATAACACCTCATGGCGGTGATCATCTTCAAAATCTTCCTTCATCATAGGGTCAAGTAAGCTTGGTGACATTTTGCACAAGTGGCTCTATATGAAAAACAATGACAGTAATCTAATCATTGTACGAACTAGAAAGAGTTTTGTGGTAAATTAGGTAACTACCTTGTTTGTATGATCAACTATAGCAATAACTCACTTATTTTACATAGGCAGACTTGTTCCAAGTTTATTTATCTTTGCCGCAATGGTTTGTGGGTAATCCAGAGTGCAGCCAGCCATCCAGCTCGATCGAAACGGCGGTGCGGAAGAAGTGGAAGTTACAAAGGTAAACATGAATACTAGCGATAATCGTTAGAATGGACCTCAACCGACATTTTTCTACATCGATGTCTGTGGACACCGAGGATGTTACTATCTAGGCTAGCTAATGCCAATTGTTGAACAGCCACATAGGCTACGAGTCAAACAACAATCCGCCCGTTCAGTCTATTCAATTTCAGCAGTGCAATGAGTCTGAACGAACATTCATTACAAGCACTGTCGTGGAGGAAGCTTTACTTGAGTCGAGCAAAACTGAAGGCTTCCAGTCGAACGTCTGCTCTACTGTCTGGGTTCGCTATGGTAAGGAATAAACTGGCCCAAAGTCAGATGCATAGCAGCAGAGGCAATTATTTGATGTGCATAGCATGAGGACCAGTATCATCCAAAACAAGAAACGTTATCTATTCATCATGTTGAATGGATTTCTTGCACTCCctagtttatttatttttgttctgCTTCATTTTGGAAGGTCATGTTCGAGACAACCTGTCTTGTATGCTTATGTCACAATGTTCTTCCCCCCTTTCTTCTCTCAGGTAGCAATGGTGGAGGTTCAGTTGGACACAAGTTATCCATACCCACCTGGTCTACTCATTGCCTTCAGTGCCTGCACCACAGTGTTGGTGGCTGTTCACCTCTTTGCCCTGATGGTTAGTACCTGCATCCTGCCTAACATCGAGGCAGTCAGTAATGTTCACAACCTCAACTCGGTGAAGGAGTCTCCACATGAGAGAATGCACCACCACATAGAGCTGGCCTGGGCCTTCTCGACAGTCATTGGCACACTGCTCTTCCTGGCTGAGGTGGTGCTCCTCTGCTGGGTCAAATTTTTACCCATTAGGCCTAAGAACCACAACCCCAACAATGGGACCATATCTGCAGGTGTGGCTGCTGCCATCACCTCCACCTCCATCATGGTTCCTTTTGGCCTGGTATTTATAGTCTTCGCTGTACATTTCTACCGTTCCCTTGTCAGCcacaagacagacaggcagttccAGGAGCTGGAGGAGTTATCCAACCTGACCAGGCTGCAGAATGAGCTGGACGGTAGAGGGGAGTCCCACTTCCAATCCCCCAGCTCTCATTTCCCATAAAGACTGACCTCTCGTTGATAATGTCTATTTCAAGCCAATCCTTTGTTGCCAatagttttacatttttattaaaaCACTACATAATCTGCTCATAATTTCAAAACATTTGAGATGTTACTCACCGTTTCCAAATGTTCACATTTctagatattttttttattatttttcaaaGAATGATTCCAGTCAGTGTTTTTAACTTTTAACTGAAACTATACCAGTTAACACAGTGGTGTCTTAAAGATGCACTCCAACCAATCGCAGCACCGCAATGAATAGTAGCTGTCAGCAATTCCAACACCACGGATAAGCTCATATTTGAAACACATGAAAGCCATTACAAAAACAGACTTTCTATCCAAAAACAAATAGTTTAAATGGCTAAACAATTGAAAAGTGTGCAGGTACTTGCTACTGTGATTCCTGAAATGCAGAGCCTGTTGAATTATTTTTCTAATTCAAAATTATACTTTAGTTAAATTGTTTGATAACTCAGCTGCTTAACTAGCTCTGTCTTATTGACCACTCAATATTGCAGTTAATAACTTTTTATTTTAAAACAAAAAAAGCTAAATTAGCCATGCTATGAATACAACTCTCATCTGCTGTCGACATCAGGATACGATTTAAGAGCACTAGTTAGCTCCAAAAGTGGTTAGTAACTTTGGCTGCATGCTGACGGTGCATTCAGAGCTGTCCAGTGGCTAGCCACACTACAACCTTCATTTTACCAGGTTCCCATGAAGCAATTGCAATGACAGTCAACCACAACATACCCGAGAGTCTCCTGATTAGCACGGGGTAGTCTGTGTTTAATTTCATTGTGTATTAAAAACACAGTTTGTCATTGTGAGGGGATTACGCCAGTGGTTCGAAGGGGGAATTAGGCTTCCTGGGAAAACGTGGTCCAAGGTTGCAACAGTAACCAAGGGGGCCGGGGGCTTAGCAAAGGGTCATTTGGATTCGTAACATACCACACAAATTGCTAAATCGTATGAAATCATACAAATTGCTATATTTGTAACATATCACACAAAATGGACGACATAGCACACAATTGGATGAAGTCGTACACAAAAAACGGGTAGAACCTTTGTCTCGTGACCagcactttcaaaactactggctgaagtTATACAAACGTTTGAGAATGCATCTTTCACTGGCACTTGGAGCATTTAGGCCAGTTTTGTTATTTGTTTTACCTTACAGGTAATGGTAGGAGGGGGCTGAAGAGGCCTctcattaaagggatagttcacccaaattacaaaatgacactgGTTTCCTTACCCTCTAAGCAGCCCAAGGACAAGGTATGAAAGCAATCTATGCTTTggtttccctggcactgtttccacatgttaacgttttagcatttgtggcacaaatcacATTGATGGGTCGATATTAGCCATTTTTGCGCATCGTGTCCAAATCATAAGAAAGTATGTCAAATTGATAGTAAAGCTCAAAAGTCACTCAGAAGTTTTGAACATGATGTGCAAAAAATTACTTGAATGTGATTTGTGCCTcaaatgctaaaacgttagcTTGTGGAAACAGTCCCAGGGAAATTAAACCAAAGAATGGATTGCTGTAATACCTTGTCCATACTGCTtaaagggtaaggaaaccaatatgtcattCTGTAATTTgggtaaactatccctttaactacTATATTGTGACAAGGTGGCTTGCCTCATTGTATTCTATGAGCACCAATGAACGGGCACGTACCTCTGCCCAGGCGTTGCTGatgcatgccagatcttacaatgcctggataggtattttaagtACCAGCTAACCACTTTTGTTATAACAATCTGGTGTCCGAAGGCACAGTCGACGGTGTGGCACGCatccattggttgatgcatgcaacgtctgaCCAGCGGAACGCGACCATTGTCTTCTGTCAGTTCTGTATTCAACCTAAGGTTCAGGTTTCAATTCATGTTTGAGAGATTAAATGTAATCAGCCTGCTTATTAAGTTATTTTTAGTCTAATCGGTTGGCCAAATGTTGCTGCATAAACTCTACAAAAAGTGTTTTCATAGTTGTAAACTGTGGTATTGAAATAGCATTTTGTACCATGATTATTTGGTCGGAAAATATGAATTTGTGACTAGAAAAGCGTCAAGTTATTTTCACTGCTGCTTAAACAGTGAATACAGAGATTAACTGCACATGTTCTTTCTGAACACAATTGGCTTTGTAAA encodes:
- the LOC129818600 gene encoding calcium release-activated calcium channel protein 1-like, which gives rise to MSLNEHSLQALSWRKLYLSRAKLKASSRTSALLSGFAMVAMVEVQLDTSYPYPPGLLIAFSACTTVLVAVHLFALMVSTCILPNIEAVSNVHNLNSVKESPHERMHHHIELAWAFSTVIGTLLFLAEVVLLCWVKFLPIRPKNHNPNNGTISAGVAAAITSTSIMVPFGLVFIVFAVHFYRSLVSHKTDRQFQELEELSNLTRLQNELDGRGESHFQSPSSHFP